In the genome of Candidatus Hydrogenedentota bacterium, one region contains:
- the fusA gene encoding elongation factor G, which translates to MANMDASKVRNVGILGHGGAGKTMLIEHILHKAGKTSRIGRIADGNTAGDYLDEEKERQQTICMKLMHVDWKGSRIHLVDHPGYVDFLGEVAASTPLVDGIIIVIDATTGVQVGTDNAFKYAEKYGTPRAFFINKIDRDNVDFDAVVESIRKFYGLQCVPLVIPVGLSASLTGVVNILSGENAAVADQIETLKAGMMDVVAESDDALLEQYLETGTLTSEQFTQGLQRGITSGKIVPILAGSVEKDIGIEELMDVVAHSFPSPLERRFVAKNPDGTEVEIVPDVNGPFVGQVFRSIVDPFVGQLTLFRVISGTLKSDSEFYNVTTQTKERTGKLFFLCGKEQTQTPEVIPGDLAAMAKLKNTHFGDTIAASGVKYELPKHPLPNSMVKLAIYPKSRSDEDKLGEALNRLAEEDPTFSHYRDKDTQEHVVRGMGDLQLEIFLDRMKRKYGVECETRTPKVAYRETVRGKAEVQGKHKKQTGGHGQYGDVHLRISPNERGGGYQFIDSIVGGVVPRQYIPAVDKGCIEALQRGVIAGFPVVDIIVELFFGSYHEVDSSEMAFKIAASIAIQKGVKEARPCLLEPIMEIAVTVPEDYMGDITGDLNSRRGRILGMESGGPGKQIIRANVPEAEILRYSTDLRSMTGGRGSYDLTFSHYDEVPEHVASGLIAAYEKARAAGE; encoded by the coding sequence ATGGCGAACATGGATGCCAGTAAAGTGCGGAACGTGGGCATATTGGGGCATGGCGGCGCAGGCAAGACCATGCTCATCGAGCATATCCTGCACAAGGCCGGCAAAACGAGCCGCATCGGCCGAATTGCCGACGGCAACACGGCGGGCGATTATCTCGACGAGGAAAAAGAACGCCAGCAGACCATCTGCATGAAACTGATGCACGTGGACTGGAAAGGATCGCGCATCCATCTTGTGGATCATCCCGGCTATGTGGATTTTCTCGGGGAAGTCGCGGCTTCGACGCCGCTGGTGGACGGCATCATCATCGTCATTGACGCGACGACCGGCGTGCAGGTCGGCACGGACAACGCCTTCAAGTACGCTGAAAAATACGGCACGCCACGCGCATTCTTCATAAACAAGATTGACCGTGACAACGTGGATTTCGACGCGGTCGTGGAAAGCATCCGCAAGTTCTACGGGTTGCAATGCGTCCCCTTGGTCATTCCGGTCGGCCTTTCGGCGTCATTGACGGGCGTGGTGAACATCCTGTCCGGTGAAAACGCCGCGGTGGCGGATCAAATCGAGACCTTGAAGGCAGGCATGATGGACGTCGTGGCCGAGTCCGACGACGCGTTGCTTGAGCAGTATCTTGAAACGGGCACGTTGACTTCCGAGCAATTCACCCAAGGGCTTCAGCGGGGCATTACTTCCGGCAAGATTGTCCCCATTTTGGCCGGCAGCGTTGAAAAGGACATCGGCATCGAAGAATTGATGGATGTCGTGGCCCATTCGTTCCCTTCGCCCTTGGAACGCCGATTTGTGGCGAAAAATCCGGATGGAACCGAGGTTGAAATCGTTCCTGACGTGAACGGTCCTTTCGTGGGGCAGGTCTTTCGCAGCATCGTGGACCCGTTTGTGGGGCAATTGACGCTGTTCCGCGTCATCAGCGGAACGCTGAAGTCGGATTCCGAATTTTACAACGTCACGACACAGACCAAGGAACGCACCGGGAAACTGTTCTTTCTCTGCGGCAAGGAACAAACCCAGACGCCGGAAGTCATCCCCGGCGATCTGGCGGCCATGGCCAAACTCAAGAACACGCATTTCGGCGACACCATAGCCGCGTCCGGCGTGAAATATGAGTTGCCGAAGCATCCCCTGCCCAATTCGATGGTGAAACTGGCCATCTACCCCAAGTCGCGTTCCGACGAGGACAAACTTGGCGAAGCCCTGAACCGGCTAGCCGAAGAGGATCCGACGTTTTCGCATTACCGCGACAAGGACACGCAGGAACACGTGGTTCGCGGCATGGGCGATCTCCAACTTGAAATTTTCCTCGATCGCATGAAACGCAAGTACGGCGTCGAATGCGAAACCCGAACGCCGAAGGTTGCCTATCGCGAGACGGTCCGGGGCAAGGCCGAGGTCCAAGGCAAGCACAAGAAACAGACGGGCGGGCATGGCCAATACGGCGATGTCCACCTGCGCATATCACCGAACGAACGCGGCGGCGGCTACCAATTCATTGACAGCATCGTGGGAGGCGTCGTGCCGCGCCAGTACATTCCCGCCGTGGACAAGGGTTGTATCGAGGCGTTGCAGCGCGGCGTCATCGCGGGATTTCCCGTCGTGGACATCATCGTCGAACTCTTTTTCGGATCATACCACGAAGTAGACTCGTCCGAAATGGCGTTCAAGATCGCCGCCTCGATCGCCATCCAAAAGGGCGTCAAGGAAGCGCGGCCCTGTCTGCTCGAACCGATCATGGAAATCGCGGTCACGGTGCCCGAGGACTACATGGGCGACATCACCGGCGACCTGAACAGCCGCCGCGGCCGCATTCTCGGCATGGAATCCGGCGGACCGGGCAAACAGATCATCCGCGCCAACGTTCCCGAGGCCGAAATTCTGCGGTATTCGACGGATCTGCGCAGCATGACCGGCGGACGCGGCTCGTACGATCTCACGTTCAGCCACTACGACGAAGTGCCCGAACATGTCGCCTCCGGCCTGATTGCGGCCTATGAAAAGGCGCGCGCCGCCGGAGAGTAA
- a CDS encoding DUF2161 family putative PD-(D/E)XK-type phosphodiesterase, giving the protein MPRHSIIQSERELYGPVRDYLVARGYVVRGEVKGCDLTATRGDDLLAVEFKREFNTALLIQAAQRQRAADSVYVAVPRPPEGLRTKRWRGICHLLRRLELGLLLVNPGGPRPAVEIAFHPLPYERKRLKKAKRAILDEMSGRSGDFNEGGSVRRRLITAYRENAIHIACCLAECGPLSPKTLRAMGTGPKTLSILAGNFYGWFERVERGVYRLTARGGEDLMAYPELADHYRRRIQTNAR; this is encoded by the coding sequence ATGCCGCGACATTCCATCATACAATCCGAACGCGAACTGTACGGTCCCGTGCGGGATTATCTCGTTGCGCGGGGGTATGTCGTGCGCGGCGAGGTCAAGGGTTGCGATCTCACGGCCACGCGGGGAGACGATTTGCTGGCCGTGGAGTTCAAGCGTGAATTCAACACGGCGCTTCTGATTCAGGCCGCGCAACGCCAGCGCGCGGCGGATTCGGTGTATGTGGCCGTGCCGCGTCCGCCGGAAGGGCTTCGCACGAAACGCTGGCGCGGGATCTGCCATCTGCTGCGCCGTCTCGAACTGGGTTTGTTGCTCGTGAATCCTGGCGGCCCCAGACCTGCCGTCGAAATTGCGTTTCATCCCCTTCCCTACGAACGCAAACGCCTGAAGAAGGCAAAACGCGCCATCCTCGACGAGATGTCGGGCCGATCCGGCGATTTCAACGAAGGCGGCTCGGTCCGGCGCCGCCTGATTACCGCGTACCGCGAAAACGCCATCCATATCGCCTGTTGTCTCGCGGAATGCGGGCCCCTGTCGCCCAAAACATTGCGCGCCATGGGAACGGGGCCGAAGACGTTGTCCATCCTCGCCGGCAATTTCTACGGCTGGTTCGAGCGCGTGGAACGCGGCGTCTACCGGCTTACGGCGCGCGGCGGCGAAGACCTCATGGCCTATCCCGAACTGGCGGATCATTACCGCCGCCGAATTCAGACGAATGCGCGATAG
- a CDS encoding sugar phosphate isomerase/epimerase family protein, which translates to MTTITDKDAPPDLRRLCVHTMTVKRWSLAEAIEGFTAAGIPGITVWRQHLEPQGAVVSGRMLRDSGLRVASLCRGGFFPARTAAEREKAIADNLRAVDEAAAIGAPLVVLVSGAVPGLPLEEARGQIADGIAAVVPHAEAAGVRLGIEPLHPMYAGDRCAVNTLRQANDIAERLATPVVGVTVDVYHLWWDPDLEAEIRRAGPRILSFHVCDWRCPTRDLLNDRGLMGEGCIPIRRIRRWVEETGYDGAIEVEIFSDELWAEDPRALLERIKTAYRAFV; encoded by the coding sequence ATGACAACCATAACCGATAAAGACGCGCCGCCGGACCTGCGCCGGTTGTGCGTGCATACGATGACGGTGAAACGCTGGTCCTTGGCGGAGGCCATCGAAGGCTTTACCGCGGCCGGAATTCCCGGCATCACGGTTTGGCGGCAGCATCTCGAACCCCAGGGAGCCGTGGTATCCGGGCGGATGCTTCGCGATTCCGGGCTTCGTGTGGCCAGTCTGTGCCGGGGAGGATTTTTCCCCGCGCGCACCGCCGCCGAACGCGAGAAAGCCATCGCGGACAACCTCCGCGCCGTTGACGAAGCGGCGGCCATTGGTGCGCCGCTCGTGGTCTTGGTCAGCGGAGCCGTCCCGGGCCTCCCGCTCGAAGAAGCGCGTGGGCAAATTGCCGATGGAATTGCCGCCGTCGTGCCCCATGCGGAAGCGGCGGGTGTGCGTCTGGGCATCGAGCCGCTGCATCCGATGTACGCGGGCGACCGTTGCGCCGTCAACACGCTGAGACAGGCAAACGACATCGCGGAACGCCTTGCGACGCCGGTTGTGGGCGTGACGGTGGACGTTTATCACCTGTGGTGGGATCCGGATCTCGAGGCGGAAATCCGCCGCGCCGGGCCGCGCATTTTATCGTTTCACGTCTGCGACTGGCGGTGTCCCACGCGCGATCTGCTGAACGATCGCGGACTGATGGGGGAAGGCTGCATTCCAATTCGCCGGATTCGCCGTTGGGTCGAGGAAACCGGATACGACGGCGCCATCGAAGTCGAAATCTTCTCCGACGAACTCTGGGCCGAAGATCCCCGCGCGTTGCTCGAACGGATTAAAACCGCCTATCGCGCATTCGTCTGA
- a CDS encoding pectate lyase, with amino-acid sequence MHVKHLLGFAAILCACAGEAGKAAASEIASGWQATGERTEFTITDGGECDTITSGRWRLSGVLEVRFAGRIEPHENTVCPVFGKGVEALQGKFNQIRLPEGWLCDVEYRRKPASVILRRFRPNRAPAFPGAEGFGQYTLGGRGGRVIEVTNLNDNGPGSFRAACEAEGPRTVVFRVSGTIPLERELKIRHPYITIAGQTAPGDGICIKNYQFNFDTQHMIVRYMRFRPGDEKRKEQDAFGGNGDHIIVDHCSVSWGVDETLSINKASNVTVQWCMVTESLTKSLHKKGSHGYGGLWGGPGASFHHNILAHHSSRNPRASGNEESGLLDLRNNVIYNWGFNSAYGGERWPRNWINNYYKFGPATSENVRDRIFLQKDPRGKMYCAGNYVWGFPLVSKDNWAGGIDFAEDGEATEQTLRAHEPYVVAPVKTQSAKRAYKRVLREAGCSIRRDAVDARIIEEIRTGTARYGETYGGGGKGLIDSQTAVGGWPELRSLPAPDDSDHDGMPDTWERRHGLNPQDPADGAQDSDGNGYTNLEDYLCRMANFRP; translated from the coding sequence ATGCACGTGAAACACCTGTTGGGCTTCGCGGCGATTTTGTGCGCCTGCGCGGGAGAGGCAGGAAAAGCGGCCGCGTCCGAAATCGCTTCCGGCTGGCAGGCAACCGGCGAACGGACCGAATTCACGATAACCGACGGCGGTGAATGCGATACCATCACATCGGGCCGATGGCGGCTGTCGGGCGTGCTTGAAGTGCGGTTCGCCGGACGCATCGAACCGCACGAGAACACGGTTTGCCCGGTATTCGGAAAAGGCGTCGAGGCCCTTCAGGGGAAGTTCAACCAAATTCGGCTTCCGGAAGGTTGGCTGTGCGATGTGGAATACCGCCGCAAGCCCGCAAGCGTGATCCTGCGCCGATTTCGCCCGAATCGCGCCCCCGCCTTTCCCGGCGCGGAAGGCTTCGGCCAGTACACCCTCGGCGGACGCGGCGGACGCGTAATCGAGGTGACGAATCTCAACGACAACGGACCGGGAAGTTTCCGCGCGGCGTGCGAGGCCGAGGGACCGCGGACGGTGGTGTTCCGTGTTTCGGGCACGATCCCGCTCGAACGCGAATTGAAGATTCGGCACCCGTACATCACCATAGCCGGGCAGACGGCGCCGGGCGATGGAATCTGCATCAAAAACTACCAGTTCAATTTCGACACGCAACATATGATCGTCCGTTACATGCGGTTCCGTCCCGGCGACGAGAAACGTAAGGAACAGGATGCGTTCGGGGGCAACGGCGATCACATCATCGTGGACCACTGCTCGGTGAGTTGGGGCGTTGACGAAACGCTTTCCATCAACAAGGCCTCCAATGTGACGGTGCAGTGGTGCATGGTCACGGAAAGCCTCACGAAATCGCTCCACAAGAAGGGCTCGCACGGTTACGGCGGGTTGTGGGGCGGTCCGGGCGCGTCGTTCCACCACAACATCCTGGCGCACCATTCGAGCCGGAATCCGCGCGCCTCCGGCAACGAGGAATCCGGCCTGCTCGATCTGCGGAACAACGTCATCTACAACTGGGGCTTCAACAGCGCGTACGGAGGCGAACGGTGGCCCCGCAACTGGATCAACAATTACTACAAATTCGGCCCCGCCACCTCGGAGAATGTTCGCGATCGCATCTTTCTTCAGAAAGATCCCCGAGGGAAAATGTATTGCGCGGGGAATTATGTGTGGGGATTCCCCCTTGTTTCGAAAGACAATTGGGCCGGCGGCATTGATTTCGCCGAAGACGGCGAAGCCACCGAACAGACATTGCGCGCGCATGAACCGTACGTCGTGGCGCCGGTCAAGACCCAATCGGCAAAGCGCGCATACAAGCGGGTGCTGCGCGAGGCGGGTTGTTCGATCAGGCGCGACGCGGTGGATGCGCGCATCATCGAGGAAATCCGGACAGGGACTGCCCGTTACGGCGAAACCTACGGCGGCGGCGGCAAAGGCCTGATAGACTCCCAGACGGCCGTGGGCGGCTGGCCCGAACTCCGTTCGCTTCCCGCACCGGACGATTCCGATCACGACGGCATGCCCGACACTTGGGAACGCCGCCATGGACTGAATCCACAGGATCCGGCCGACGGCGCCCAAGATTCCGACGGCAACGGCTATACGAATCTCGAAGATTATCTTTGCCGCATGGCGAATTTTCGACCGTGA
- a CDS encoding neutral/alkaline non-lysosomal ceramidase N-terminal domain-containing protein — MRLWKKILIGFVAFMVLLAGLFVVFIGPWPTYSAGFEGAGYFKNTMARLDQAAQSVKPQDNPGPLKVGWGTALITPPIGTPLAGYSARMSKPSTGVNDELHVKAIAISDGTDTAVLIGADMLLIPPNIAEPVREQVARETPLKAGNLFFTASHTHDGVGAFAPGLVAEFSFGKYNPAIPPMLISAFTKAIVEAYNAMEPAKLAHGAIDAPQFIRNRARDAGVDPVLNWLLAEKANGKRCFVTRYSAHPTILDDDNMLFSAEYPGYLQSAIEKATGATAIFLGGAVGSMSPRAPEAADPIGRCEAMGQGLAQLVLEAAQNPVFVERADVASIGIPIDLPPFQMRPLSTKWRLSPLARRLVGLRATGWMTAVRVGNIVFVNTPGDFSGEIAVTWRQMAANKGLDLWASGFSGEYAGYISPDRYYLDVRDKRGNPQYETAIMSWFGPHLEGYLTTLMARMVDSLGKPSSKG, encoded by the coding sequence ATGCGGTTGTGGAAAAAGATTCTCATCGGATTTGTCGCGTTCATGGTCCTTTTGGCGGGGCTTTTCGTTGTGTTCATCGGCCCGTGGCCCACGTACTCGGCCGGTTTCGAGGGCGCCGGTTATTTCAAGAATACGATGGCCCGCCTTGACCAAGCCGCACAGTCGGTCAAACCGCAAGACAATCCCGGTCCGCTCAAGGTGGGGTGGGGGACGGCGTTGATTACCCCGCCCATCGGCACCCCGCTGGCCGGATACAGCGCCCGCATGAGCAAGCCGTCCACGGGCGTCAACGATGAACTTCACGTGAAAGCGATTGCCATTAGCGACGGCACGGACACGGCGGTGCTCATTGGAGCGGACATGCTGCTAATCCCGCCCAACATCGCCGAACCGGTCCGAGAACAAGTGGCCCGGGAAACGCCTTTGAAGGCCGGCAACCTGTTTTTCACGGCCAGCCATACCCATGACGGCGTGGGGGCGTTCGCGCCGGGGCTTGTCGCCGAGTTTTCGTTTGGGAAATACAATCCGGCAATCCCGCCGATGCTCATCAGCGCGTTTACGAAGGCCATTGTCGAGGCATACAACGCCATGGAGCCGGCAAAACTGGCGCATGGCGCCATAGATGCGCCCCAGTTTATCCGGAACCGCGCGCGCGATGCCGGGGTGGATCCCGTCCTGAATTGGCTGTTGGCCGAGAAGGCCAACGGGAAGCGGTGCTTTGTGACGCGCTATTCGGCGCATCCCACGATCCTTGACGACGACAATATGCTCTTCTCCGCCGAATATCCGGGCTATCTCCAGTCCGCCATCGAAAAGGCCACCGGTGCGACCGCGATTTTTCTGGGGGGAGCGGTTGGCAGCATGAGTCCGCGTGCGCCCGAGGCGGCCGATCCCATTGGCCGCTGCGAGGCCATGGGGCAAGGACTGGCCCAACTCGTTCTGGAGGCCGCCCAAAATCCGGTCTTTGTGGAACGCGCGGATGTGGCCAGTATTGGCATTCCCATAGACTTGCCGCCGTTCCAGATGCGGCCGCTCAGCACGAAGTGGCGGCTTTCGCCATTGGCAAGACGGCTTGTCGGTCTTAGAGCGACGGGTTGGATGACCGCGGTCCGGGTCGGCAATATTGTCTTTGTGAATACCCCCGGCGATTTCAGCGGCGAGATTGCCGTTACGTGGCGGCAGATGGCCGCAAACAAGGGGCTGGATCTCTGGGCGTCGGGTTTTTCCGGCGAATATGCCGGCTATATTTCGCCGGATCGCTATTATCTCGATGTGAGGGACAAACGCGGCAATCCCCAATACGAGACGGCCATCATGTCTTGGTTCGGCCCGCATTTGGAAGGATACCTGACGACCCTCATGGCGCGCATGGTGGATTCCCTCGGCAAGCCGTCGTCCAAGGGTTGA
- a CDS encoding aldolase, whose product MSALGKQIRLNRIFSHPSGRILAVAADHMINYRDGIPPGLRKIEETIREIVEAGPSSITLNKGAAMRCFAPFAGRIPLIVQQMALTPDRPGFADHVEVEEAVALGADAIAVAILVKCAGDLDNLKRLATTVREGERFGLPVITHIYPIASKEGVPAVSTAPEDVFYAVRAGLEMGADVIKAPYTGDVESFRDIVASTPVPVVTAGGPKCETIAEAAAMMRDVVRSGAAGSTVGRNVWGFPPIKETIRHLKEALGIAD is encoded by the coding sequence ATGAGCGCATTGGGAAAACAAATCCGGTTGAACCGGATATTCAGTCATCCGTCGGGCCGGATCCTGGCGGTGGCCGCCGATCACATGATCAATTATCGCGACGGCATCCCCCCGGGACTGCGCAAGATAGAAGAGACCATCCGGGAAATTGTCGAGGCGGGCCCAAGTTCCATCACACTGAACAAAGGGGCGGCCATGCGTTGTTTCGCGCCCTTTGCGGGCCGGATTCCGCTGATTGTCCAGCAGATGGCCCTGACGCCCGATCGTCCGGGATTCGCCGACCATGTCGAGGTCGAGGAAGCGGTTGCGCTGGGTGCGGACGCGATTGCCGTGGCGATTCTGGTCAAATGCGCCGGGGACCTGGATAATCTCAAGCGCCTCGCGACGACGGTCCGGGAAGGGGAGCGGTTCGGCCTGCCGGTCATCACCCATATCTATCCTATCGCGTCGAAAGAGGGCGTTCCGGCGGTAAGCACCGCGCCCGAAGACGTTTTCTACGCCGTCCGCGCGGGGCTCGAAATGGGCGCCGATGTGATCAAGGCGCCCTACACCGGCGATGTCGAATCGTTTCGCGACATTGTAGCGTCCACCCCCGTGCCGGTCGTGACCGCCGGAGGACCGAAATGCGAAACGATCGCCGAGGCCGCCGCCATGATGCGCGATGTCGTCCGAAGCGGCGCCGCCGGCAGCACCGTCGGGCGCAATGTCTGGGGGTTTCCCCCTATCAAGGAAACAATCCGCCACCTCAAGGAAGCGCTGGGAATCGCCGACTGA
- a CDS encoding EF-hand domain-containing protein: MNKTIIAVCMGIFLVAGAVWAQDPAPAAPAAPAAPPKAGHLRGPGGPHPMLDMLRKADADKDGKATFEEMKAARPEITKERFDMMDRNKDGVLSAADFPSPAEAFKEADKDANGKVTFEELQAARPRMTKERFDMMDANKDGVLTLDEMRMGPRPGMGRGPGLGHRQGPPPAKPEQAPPAEPPKK, encoded by the coding sequence ATGAACAAGACGATCATTGCCGTATGTATGGGAATTTTTCTGGTGGCCGGCGCCGTATGGGCGCAAGATCCCGCCCCGGCCGCTCCCGCCGCCCCGGCGGCGCCGCCCAAAGCCGGGCATCTCCGGGGTCCGGGAGGTCCCCATCCAATGCTCGATATGTTGAGGAAGGCCGATGCCGACAAGGACGGCAAGGCCACGTTCGAAGAGATGAAAGCCGCCCGCCCGGAAATCACCAAGGAACGCTTCGACATGATGGACCGTAACAAGGACGGCGTGTTGAGCGCCGCCGATTTTCCAAGCCCGGCCGAAGCGTTCAAGGAAGCCGACAAGGACGCCAACGGCAAGGTGACGTTCGAGGAATTGCAGGCTGCCCGGCCCCGCATGACCAAGGAACGCTTCGACATGATGGACGCGAACAAGGACGGCGTGTTGACGCTCGACGAGATGCGCATGGGTCCGCGCCCCGGCATGGGCCGCGGACCGGGTCTTGGCCACCGTCAAGGCCCGCCACCCGCGAAGCCCGAACAGGCGCCGCCGGCGGAACCGCCGAAAAAGTAA
- a CDS encoding glycosyltransferase, giving the protein MASLSIVMIVKNEADCLGECLASVCALADEVVVADTGSTDDTVSVARRFKARILHVPWRDDFAAARNEALAVATADWVLHIDADEVLDPSGAERIRALMRADGDGADAIEVTLRNYSNDIRSWRFMAVEPGDPFARGFAGYLPVPLLRLFRNGCGFEYREPVHENITESVVEKKGIIKPSTIVIHHYGFETNPEKMGKKRRRYYAIALAKSARQPENPKTWHDLAEQAFAVGEAAVAEEAARKALELDPMHLPAATMLGNILLNRGDLDAARTLFERMEGQGCRAPHIATALGAIACRQGRLDEARARLESIAQECPKDIPSRLYLARVDDLRGEFGSARARLLESLAIAPVLSELRNRVRAHELREEARKVLNSAADPGAVAQAMRTLVESLRLDSEDPLTYRALGMALESLGQHDQAQIQFDRANRLAGSTRRPPV; this is encoded by the coding sequence GTGGCCTCCCTGAGCATTGTGATGATTGTGAAAAACGAGGCGGATTGCCTTGGCGAATGCCTCGCAAGCGTTTGCGCCTTGGCGGATGAAGTCGTTGTGGCCGACACCGGTTCGACCGACGACACCGTCTCGGTTGCCCGGCGATTCAAGGCGCGCATTCTGCATGTTCCCTGGCGCGACGATTTTGCCGCCGCGCGAAATGAGGCGCTGGCGGTCGCGACAGCCGATTGGGTACTCCATATTGATGCGGACGAAGTCCTCGATCCGTCCGGCGCGGAAAGGATTCGGGCCTTGATGCGGGCGGACGGCGACGGCGCCGACGCCATCGAGGTGACGCTGCGCAATTACTCGAACGACATCCGTTCGTGGCGGTTCATGGCTGTCGAACCCGGCGATCCGTTCGCGCGCGGTTTCGCGGGCTATTTGCCGGTTCCGCTGCTCCGGCTGTTTCGCAACGGATGCGGGTTCGAATACCGGGAGCCCGTCCATGAAAACATCACGGAAAGCGTCGTTGAAAAGAAGGGCATAATCAAACCTTCAACCATTGTCATCCATCATTACGGTTTTGAAACGAATCCCGAAAAGATGGGAAAAAAGCGCCGGCGCTATTATGCGATCGCGCTGGCCAAATCCGCGCGCCAACCCGAAAATCCCAAAACATGGCATGATTTGGCCGAGCAGGCGTTCGCTGTCGGCGAGGCCGCCGTCGCCGAAGAAGCGGCCCGCAAGGCGCTCGAACTCGATCCCATGCATCTTCCCGCCGCAACCATGCTCGGAAACATTCTGCTCAATCGCGGCGATCTGGACGCGGCGCGGACGCTTTTCGAGAGGATGGAAGGGCAAGGCTGCCGCGCGCCGCATATTGCCACCGCGCTGGGGGCGATTGCGTGCAGGCAAGGCCGGCTCGACGAGGCGCGCGCGAGACTTGAAAGCATTGCGCAAGAATGCCCAAAAGACATCCCCTCCCGGCTCTATCTTGCCCGTGTGGACGACCTCCGCGGCGAATTCGGTTCGGCGCGCGCGCGCCTTCTTGAATCGCTGGCCATTGCTCCGGTCTTGTCTGAGCTTCGGAATCGGGTCCGCGCGCACGAGTTGCGCGAAGAAGCGCGAAAAGTGCTGAACAGTGCGGCGGATCCAGGGGCTGTCGCGCAAGCCATGCGGACATTGGTCGAATCCCTGAGGCTCGATTCGGAAGACCCCCTTACCTACCGCGCGCTCGGAATGGCGCTCGAATCGCTCGGCCAACACGATCAAGCGCAAATACAATTCGACCGCGCAAACCGCCTCGCAGGCTCGACAAGACGGCCGCCGGTCTGA